The DNA sequence CGGGCCCAGTTCCTGCCGGATGTCCTGCTTGGCGCTCTCCGAGAACTCGCGGATCTTGCGGATCGTCCGCGTGGCGTCCTGGATGAGCTTCGGGAGCTTGTCCGGACCGAAGACGAGCACGGCGAGGACGATGAGCGTCACCAGCTCGAGTGGTCCTATGTCATTGAACACCTGAAGCTCCTTGCGATGTCCTCGGTCGGCTCCACGGTACCCGGCCATCCGCTACGACCGGTACTGTCCCGAGGCCTCCGAATGCGTGTGGGCGTGCGGTTTTCCGGGTTGTTTGCCTTGTCAGGGCTCGTGTGGGTGGTGGCACGGGTCACGCTGAGAGGTTTCTGTGAGTCCGGGCCCCGCTCAGCCACCGCTCGAAGAGCCCAGCGTCAGCGAGATCGAGATCTCCTTTCCGCCCCGCTCCAAGGTCAGTTCCAGCCGGTCGCCGGGGCGGTGGGCGCGGGTCTTGACGATGAGCTCCTCGCCGGAGTGGACGCGCTGGCCGTTGACCTCGGTGATGACGTCGCCGGACTTGAGGCCGGCCTTGGCGCCGGGGCCGCCGCCGGTGACCGCGGGGCCGCCGTCGCTGCCCTTGGTGCCGACGCGGGCTCCGTCGCCGGTGTAGTCCATGTCGAGGGTGACCCCGATGACGGGGTGGGTCGCCCTGCCCGTGTTGATCAGCTCCTCGGCGACGCGCTTGGCCTGGTTGACCGGGATGGCGAAGCCGAGGCCGATGGAGCCTGCCTGGCCGCCGTCGAGGTCGGACCCGCTGTCGGCGGAACGGATCGCGGAGTTGATGCCGACGACGCGGCCCTGGGCGTCGAGGAGAGGGCCGCCGGAGTTGCCTGGGTTGATGGGCGCGTCGGTCTGCAGCGCGTCGACGTACGACACGTCGCTGCCGTCGCCGCTCTCGCCGCCGGCCGTGATCGGCCGCTCCTTGGCGCTGACGATGCCTGAGGTGACGGTGCCCGCCAGGTCGAACGGGGCGCCGATGGCCACGACGGGGTCGCCGACCTGGACGTTGTCGGAGTTGCCGAGCGGCAGGGGGTCGAGCCCGCTGACGCCGGTGACCTTGACGACGGCGAGGTCGTAGCCGCCGTCCCGTCCGACCACGGTGGCCTTCGCGGTGTCGCCGCTGTGGAAGGTCACGGATATCTCGCCGTCGTCACCCGCGGGTTCGACGACGTGGTTGTTGGTGAGGATGTGACCGCGGTCGTCGAGCACGAATCCGGTGCCGGTGCCCTGCTCCTCGCTGCCGCTCACATGGAGCGTCACGACACTCGGCAGGGCACGCGCGGCGATCCCGGCGACACTGTCCGGCGCCCGTCCGGCCGACTCACTGCCGGCCTGCGGCAGCTCCACGTCCCCCACACCCCCGTTGCGCTCCAGATACGCCCCTACGGCCCCACCGACCCCACCGGACACGAGCGCGAGCAACAGGGCACCGACGACGAGCGCCTTCCTCCCACGCTTGCGACTCGGCACGCCGGTGGCGAGCGCGGCGCCGTTCTGCTGGAGGGGGGCGGGGTGAGAGGTGGGGTGGTGGGTGCGGGACCAGGGGTCGTAGTTCTGCCAGGGGTTGGTGGGGGGCGGGGCGTCGGCCGCCGGGGTCGCCGGGGTGGGGGTGGCCCGGGTGGCTGTGCCGGGCGCCGGAGGTGCTGTCTGGGCGGGGATGTTGGGGGGCACCACCGTGGCGGTTGCACTGCGGGCCGGTTCCGGCGCGGGCGTGGGTTCGCCTACGGGCGGGGTCGGGGGTACCGGTGAGACGGGGGCCGTGTGGGCTGCGGCCTGGGTGCCGGTCGTCGGGGCGGGTGCACCGGGCGCGGCAGTCGGCACGCCGGGCGCCGGCGGGGGCGGGACGGGTACGGCAGTGCCCTGCGCCGGCGTCTTCACGCCCTGCGCCGACGGGGGCGGCATCGGTACCGCCGTCCCGTGCGCGGGCGTGGCCGCCGGGTGCTGGACCGGCGGAGCGGGGGCCCAGGGGCCGGGCTCGCCGTAGGGCGGGGTGCTGTAGGGGTCGGGATCGTGCAGGGGCTTGGGGCGCTCGGCGACGGGCGCGGCGGGAACGGCGGCGTCGTCGGCCGCGGGCACGGTAGGAAGAACGGCGTCGTCAGCCGCGGGCTCCGCGACCACGGCACCGTCGGCCACGGCGCCGGCCTGCTCGGCGACCTCCGTGGCCGGGGCCGTCACGTCTGCCTCCGGGACGGACGCGGGCGCTCCCGCGGGCCGCGCCAGCTCGAAGTCGCCCTCGCCCGAAGCCGCGTCGCCGTCGCTGTCCCCGTCCACGCCCGTGGCAGGTCGGGCCAGTACAAAGTCCGTCTCGGGTGCAGCCGCGTCACCACCACTGCCGCTCACCGCGGGCCGAAGCTCGAAGTCCCCCTCGATCGGGGCCCCGTCGCCGACTGCGCCCGCCTCGGGCCGCGCCAGCTCGAAGTCGCCCTCGGCCGCAGTCCCGCCACGATCGTCGCTCACCGCGGGCAGCGCCAGCTCGAAGTCCCCGTCGGTGTCAGCGCCGTGGCCCCGTGCACCGGCGTCTCCAGGAGACGCCCCCTCCGGCTCGGCCGAAGGCCCATGCGGTCGAGGTCGGTTCCACCACTTCGCCTTCGCGGGCTTCCCCTCGTTCATGCTCTGCTTCCTGCTCACTGCTGACCCGATGCTCGAGTAGGGCGCTCCGCTCCTGGCCGCATCCGAACGGGCACGGCCGGCGTCCGGCTGGGCAGCCTCAGCCGATCGGTCGCCACCCCGCAGCCCGTATGTGCCGGCTGTCCAAGGAACCCCGCCCGAACGGTGCCGTGCCGACGGCAGCGGCTGCATGCGATCCCTGGCTTCCCGGCAGGCCGCCACCGGGACATCCCGGCGCCCGAATGCCTACTCGACTCTGCGCTGTCGCACTCAGGTTCCCCCCAGGAAACCGGCGACCTCGTGCTACCCCCCATCCGGCACGCGGCGTCAACGGCGGCCGCAGTTCATCCACTCCGCTCCCGGCCCGCAGGCACGGCGCGCGGCCCACCCTGGATTCAATCAGGTTCGTGGGCCGCTGCGCAGAGGCCGGGTCAGCGGCCGGTGGCCGGAGGGGCGGAGGGGGATGAGGTGGCGTCGGGGAGGGGTGCGGTGAGCAGGTCGGGGGCCGCTGTGATCGCGGCGGTCGTGGCCCACGAGGCCAGCGCGAGCGGCGGGGTCGTGCTGAGCGGGCGTATCAGCGGGGACATGGCGGCCGCGCCGGCCACCACGGGCGCGGCGAGGGTGTGTATGTCCGCGTCGGCGGGATGGGCCGGCATCCCGGGCAGGAGGGGAGCCGCGACCTCGGTCGGGGCCACGGGGGTGTCGGGCGTCTGCGCACCCTGCCCCTGCGCGAGCAGGGGGCCCACGGCACGGCGGCGCTGGTTCTCCGGTGCCGCCGTGCCGCCCGTGCCCTGGGTCCGCGTAGGCGTCACATTGCTGCCGGTCCCCGAGCCGCTGCGCGCCTCCGCGTCGGTCGGCGCACTGCTCGTGACGCCGCCCAGCGAGATCGCCGCCAGCGACACCGCGCCCGCCGCGACCAGGGCGAACCGCATGCGGGAGGACGCACGATCGGCGTCATGCCGGCCCACGGGGTGGGTGCGGAAGCCGCGGTCTGAGGCGGGGAGCGCCGGGACGGCGTGCGAACGCGACGGAACGTATCCGAACTCGAAGCGGTCGTCCCGCTTCATGCCGAAGGCCCCGGCGCCCGGCCGTCCGGACAGTCCGCCGAATCCTCCCCCGCCCAGCGGCGAGCCACCGCCGTCCAGGTCACCTCCTCCAGGTAGGCCCTGAAGACGGGCCAGGAAACTCTCTGAGGGAGGCGGCGGGGCCGCCTCCGCGAAGACGTTCTTCAGTCGGCGCTGGGCGTCGACCTCCGACTTGCACCTGGCGCAGGTCGCCAGGTGGGCCAGAACGCGCTCGCGCGTCTCATGACCGAGCTCTCCGTCGACGAGGGCGGAAAGTCGGTCGCCAAGGTGCTGCTCGGCGAGGAGCCGTTCGGCGGGGTTGGGTCGGGTGCCACTCACGCGGTCGCGCCCCCTCCCCCCAGTGCGGGCACGCGCGGCACGAAGGAGCGGCGCTCGGCACGCGCCTCCGGCGAACGGTGCGCGAGGGCCTTGCGCAGCTGGGAACGGCCGCGGTGGATGCGGGACCGGACGGTGCCCAGCTTGACTCCGAGGGTCGCGGCGATCTCCTCGTACGACAGTCCTTCGATGTCGCACAGGACGACCGCGGCGCGGAACTCGGGCGCGAGGGTGTCGAGGGCCTGCTGGACGTCCGCGTCGAAGTGCGCGTCGTTGAAGACCTGCTGGGGCGAGGGCTCCTTGCTGGGCAGCCGCTCGGCGGCCTCGTCGCCCAGCGCGTCGAAGCGGATGCGCTGCTTGCGACGGACCATGTCCAGGAAGAGGTTGGTGGTGATGCGGTGCAGCCAGCCCTCGAAGGTGCCCGGCGTGTACGTCGACAGGGAGCGGAAGACGCGGACGAAGACCTCCTGCGTCAGGTCCTCTGCGTCGTGCTGGTTGCCGGTGAGGCGGTACGCCAGGCGGTAGACGCGGCCGCTGTGCGTGCTGACGATCTCCTCCCAGGTGGGCGGAGTCCACGCCTGCCCGTCCGCGTCGGTGGAGAAGGTCGCGGTCTGGGCGTAGTCGTCGGCGTGGCTGTGGTCAGCGGTGTCGTTCACGGATTTCGGCCTACCTGCCGATCCGAGAAAGCGCCGGAGCACTCCTCCCCGATCCACAGGCGCAGCCGCACCTCCCCTGTCGGCTCTGGTGGTGTCCAGTGGAGCCCCTACCATAGCCACCTCGCCCGTTAGCTCCGGATAAGCGGTTTTACGAGAATTTGATCTGGGCTGACACGGCTGGTGCGCCTGCGTCAGCACTTGCTCTCGGCCCTGCTCGTCGTCGTGATCCAACTGTGTCCCCCCGCTCGTCTTCCCACCCCTCTAAACGCCTGGTCCCATCTGCGGGTTCCCGGGCGCAACGGATACAGTCACGCCCAGGCAACCACGGGGACAGGAGAGGGTCATTACCGGCAACCGGCAGACGAGCTGGGCGTTCGCCGACGCCTACGTCGCCGAGGACGACGTCCTGCGCTGGGCCCGTGACCGGGCCCGCGAGGCGGGGCTGCGCTCGGTGTCGCCCGGCACGGGTGCCGCGCTGCGGATGCTCGCCGCCACGGTGGACGCCAAGGCCGTCGCGGAGATCGGCACCGGTACCGGCGTCTCCGGAATCCACCTCCTGCACGGTATGCGCCCGGACGGCGTGCTGACCACGGTCGACCCCGAGCCCGAGCACCAGCAGTTCGCCCGGCAGGCCTTCCGGGCCGCCGGCTTCGCCAGCAACCGCGCCCGCTTCATCCCGGGCCGCGCCCTGGACGTCCTGCCCCGCCTCGCCGACGCCGGTTACGACCTCGTCCTGTGCGACGGCGACCGGCTGGAGTTCCTCGACTATCTCGCTGAATCGTTGCGCCTGCTGCGCTCGGGCGGCCTCGTGGTCTTCGAGGGCGTCTTCGCCAACGGCCGCACGGTCGATTCGGGCCCGCAGCCCACCGAGGTCATACGGATCCGGGAACTGCTGCGCGCGGTGCGCGAGAGCCAGGAGCTGGTGCCGTCCCTGCTGCCGGTGGGCGACGGGCTGCTCTGCGCGGTCAAGCGCTGACCGCCTGACCGGCCGCCGCACACGCCGTACTCCTGCCGCGAATAGCCACGGACCTACCGGGAAGACTGGCGAACGTGCCGGTCGGACCGACGGCCGAACCCAAGAGGCTCGCAGAAGTACCGGGGAAAACAACGACCCCGGCACCATGTGCGATGCCGGGGTCGCCGAAAGGGTAGGGTCGCTGCCGCGTCAGCCGACGACCTTCTTGAGGGCATCGCCGAGCGCGTCGGCCTCGTCCGGGGTCAGCTCGACGACGAGCCGACCGCCGCCTTCGAGCGGAACGCGCATGACGATGCCCCGCCCCTCCTTGGTCACCTCGAGCGGGCCATCGCCCGTCCGCGGCTTCATGGCCGCCATGCTCGTTCCCCTTCCTGAAACCAGCTCATCGTCAAAGCCGACGGCCCCATGGAGGGCACGCGCGTCAGGTATGGGACACGCGACACCGGCATCGAACACATTGCTTCCAAGCCATTATCCCGCATCTCAGGACCCGATGACCAACATCAGTCGGCATCGCTTGGGCAACGCGCGCGAGCAAAACCACTCAATTCGGCGATGTGACTGCGATACTGCTCCGCCGCACGCGCTTCGGCCGAACGGAACCGGACGCAAATTCTTTGACGCAGGTCACACGTCCGGTCGGGGCCGTTGCCGGTGATCTCCGCCATGCTGTCCTTCAGACAGGTGCGTACCGACGAGTACGCCCGAGCCGCCACACCGGAGGGGATACGCCATGGCCGACACCGTGCTCTACGAGGTGAGCGACGGACTCGCGACGATCACGCTGAACCGCCCCGAGGCGATGAACGCGCTGAACG is a window from the Streptomyces sp. NBC_00299 genome containing:
- a CDS encoding trypsin-like peptidase domain-containing protein → MDGDSDGDAASGEGDFELARPAGAPASVPEADVTAPATEVAEQAGAVADGAVVAEPAADDAVLPTVPAADDAAVPAAPVAERPKPLHDPDPYSTPPYGEPGPWAPAPPVQHPAATPAHGTAVPMPPPSAQGVKTPAQGTAVPVPPPPAPGVPTAAPGAPAPTTGTQAAAHTAPVSPVPPTPPVGEPTPAPEPARSATATVVPPNIPAQTAPPAPGTATRATPTPATPAADAPPPTNPWQNYDPWSRTHHPTSHPAPLQQNGAALATGVPSRKRGRKALVVGALLLALVSGGVGGAVGAYLERNGGVGDVELPQAGSESAGRAPDSVAGIAARALPSVVTLHVSGSEEQGTGTGFVLDDRGHILTNNHVVEPAGDDGEISVTFHSGDTAKATVVGRDGGYDLAVVKVTGVSGLDPLPLGNSDNVQVGDPVVAIGAPFDLAGTVTSGIVSAKERPITAGGESGDGSDVSYVDALQTDAPINPGNSGGPLLDAQGRVVGINSAIRSADSGSDLDGGQAGSIGLGFAIPVNQAKRVAEELINTGRATHPVIGVTLDMDYTGDGARVGTKGSDGGPAVTGGGPGAKAGLKSGDVITEVNGQRVHSGEELIVKTRAHRPGDRLELTLERGGKEISISLTLGSSSGG
- a CDS encoding DUF3117 domain-containing protein, which codes for MAAMKPRTGDGPLEVTKEGRGIVMRVPLEGGGRLVVELTPDEADALGDALKKVVG
- a CDS encoding O-methyltransferase, which translates into the protein MCGFPGATDTVTPRQPRGQERVITGNRQTSWAFADAYVAEDDVLRWARDRAREAGLRSVSPGTGAALRMLAATVDAKAVAEIGTGTGVSGIHLLHGMRPDGVLTTVDPEPEHQQFARQAFRAAGFASNRARFIPGRALDVLPRLADAGYDLVLCDGDRLEFLDYLAESLRLLRSGGLVVFEGVFANGRTVDSGPQPTEVIRIRELLRAVRESQELVPSLLPVGDGLLCAVKR
- a CDS encoding anti-sigma factor family protein, whose amino-acid sequence is MSGTRPNPAERLLAEQHLGDRLSALVDGELGHETRERVLAHLATCARCKSEVDAQRRLKNVFAEAAPPPPSESFLARLQGLPGGGDLDGGGSPLGGGGFGGLSGRPGAGAFGMKRDDRFEFGYVPSRSHAVPALPASDRGFRTHPVGRHDADRASSRMRFALVAAGAVSLAAISLGGVTSSAPTDAEARSGSGTGSNVTPTRTQGTGGTAAPENQRRRAVGPLLAQGQGAQTPDTPVAPTEVAAPLLPGMPAHPADADIHTLAAPVVAGAAAMSPLIRPLSTTPPLALASWATTAAITAAPDLLTAPLPDATSSPSAPPATGR
- the sigE gene encoding RNA polymerase sigma factor SigE, translating into MLRRFLGSAGRPKSVNDTADHSHADDYAQTATFSTDADGQAWTPPTWEEIVSTHSGRVYRLAYRLTGNQHDAEDLTQEVFVRVFRSLSTYTPGTFEGWLHRITTNLFLDMVRRKQRIRFDALGDEAAERLPSKEPSPQQVFNDAHFDADVQQALDTLAPEFRAAVVLCDIEGLSYEEIAATLGVKLGTVRSRIHRGRSQLRKALAHRSPEARAERRSFVPRVPALGGGGATA